Proteins co-encoded in one Chrysemys picta bellii isolate R12L10 chromosome 13, ASM1138683v2, whole genome shotgun sequence genomic window:
- the OCSTAMP gene encoding osteoclast stimulatory transmembrane protein, with product MLDAWSAYSKPVPSSCSELLTLFLQCCCIAVLTGGLLYNWMFSSLEYPFHLSSAIAVSFSLLLLLILFLVHPVRCMFTIIIPTLGTKQGRRLLLSTCFMIVAVNIIPNIMDNIKTILQVIKCICKNYSDSLLNSTILLGTASTQFGHQVKEVTDNMADNFLTPRNGHFQYAVDHSSSLVREQVLIASQKIKDDFSAVELLVKQALLVANRVAAGFFLFYLLFESAWYLKSYLTNLRFDNIYITKKLEVLAVDKKAAHLLTHSPKKLIRSTGLKLSREEMVVCLVRMMLLTLVLMVTAVIIATDYVAFHLADTTMNEVVQFPTVPITLNIKYNAKISILPFISKIFNGVISGEQSIVNFERTYQQNLTFISADCTIKQPSPPNNFVALAVGMLYCIIYAMLFLETYAQRLCRKISASFFEGQEERRVQYLYRALLRKYNKKEQQLQQKLRADL from the exons ATGTTAGATGCCTGGTCTGCCTACTCAAAGCCGGTGCCTTCAAGCTGCAGTGAGCTCCTGACTTTATTTCTTCAGTGCTGCTGCATTGCTGTGCTCACAGGTGGCCTCCTCTATAACTGGATGTTCTCCTCGCTAGAGTATCCATTTCACCTCTCCTCTGCAATTGCTGTTTCCTTCAGTCTGCTACTTCTACTGATCCTCTTCTTGGTGCATCCTGTCCGCTGCATGTTCACCATAATCATACCTACGTTGGGCACTAAACAAGGCCGGAGGCTTCTCTTGTCCACCTGCTTCATGATCGTGGCAGTTAATATCATACCAAACATCATGGACAACATTAAAACCATACTGCAGGTTATTAAATGCATTTGCAAGAATTACTCAGACAGCCTTTTGAACTCAACAATCCTATTGGGAACAGCTTCCACGCAGTTTGGTCACCAAGTCAAAGAAGTCACTGACAACATGGCAGATAACTTTCTGACGCCCAGGAATGGACATTTTCAGTATGCTGTGGATCACAGTAGTTCCTTGGTGAGGGAGCAAGTACTCATCGCTAGTCAGAAGATCAAGGATGATTTCTCTGCTGTTGAATTGCTGGTCAAACAGGCATTGCTCGTAGCCAACAGGGTGGCTGCTGGCTTTTTCCTGTTCTATCTCCTTTTTGAGTCCGCTTGGTATTTGAAAAGCTATCTCACCAACCTCCGATTTGACAACATTTACATCACCAAAAAGCTGGAGGTCTTGGCTGTGGACAAGAAAGCAGCCCATCTGCTGACACACTCACCCAAAAAACTGATCAGATCCACCGGCTTGAAGCTGTCCCGGGAGGAAATGGTGGTGTGCCTGGTGCGCATGATGCTCCTCACTTTGGTCCTGATGGTGACAGCGGTGATCATAGCAACGGACTACGTCGCCTTCCACTTGGCAGATACAACAATGAATGAGGTGGTTCAGTTTCCCACGGTGCCCATAACGCTCAACATTAAATACAAT gcCAAAATAAGCATTCTGCCCTTTATCTCGAAAATTTTCAATGGAGTCATTTCTGGAGAACAATCCATTGTGAACTTTGAAAGAACTTACCAGCAGAATCTGACCTTCATCTCTGCCGATTGCACAATTAAACAGCCAAGCCCCCCAAACAACTTTGTGGCCCTTGCTGTCGGAATGCTCTATTGCATCATCTATGCCATGCTATTTCTGGAAACCTACGCACAACGTTTGTGCCGAAAAATCTCTGCCTCCTTCTTCGAGGGACAAGAAGAGCGGAGAGTCCAGTACCTCTACAGGGCACTATTAAGGAAATACAACAAGAAGGAGCAGCAACTGCAGCAAAAGCTGAGAGCGGATTTGTAA